The following proteins are encoded in a genomic region of Ananas comosus cultivar F153 unplaced genomic scaffold, ASM154086v1, whole genome shotgun sequence:
- the LOC109704982 gene encoding heat stress transcription factor B-4c-like → MLFIYILHACTSLLLLLIHTLWRGELIKALLIDRVAGFLNVLHAQGFRKVVPERWEFANEFFRKGEKHLLCEIHRRKSPAASASSSSSSFPSPSSPHLFPSPQHLPLFHHHHHHHHLPLPPWTDSPSPPRLLVLGPTPTASASASAAAANVGGAAAAAALVEENERLRRSNAALVAELAHMRKLYNDIIYFVQNHVQPVAPSSAASPLVAARGLRGLVDQRRSAATKPELNSASTTSSSSLTIADEPSPPPAPPPPPPQNQNDNGESSSARPKLFGVPLNGCSPKRPLNRDEPTSPSTKPRLVLENEDLGFNLMPRSPLSA, encoded by the coding sequence atgctcttcATATATATTCTTCATGCATGCACttcattgttgttgttattaattCATACGTTGTGGAGGGGGGAATTAATTAAGGCGCTTCTGATCGATCGAGTGGCCGGGTTTTTGAATGTCCTGCATGCGCAGGGGTTTAGGAAGGTGGTGCCGGAGCGGTGGGAGTTCGCGAACGAGTTCTTTAGGAAGGGGGAGAAGCATCTTCTGTGCGAGATCCACCGGCGCAAGTCACCCGCGGCTTctgcgtcctcctcctcctcctccttcccttctccctcctctcctcacCTTTTCCCTAGTCCCCAGCACCTCCCCCtcttccaccaccaccaccaccaccaccacctccccctccccccctgGACCgactccccctctcctcctcgccTCCTCGTCCTCGGCCCCACCCcgaccgcctccgcctccgcctccgccgccgccgccaacgtaggaggagcggcggcggcggcggcgttggTGGAGGAGAACGAGCGGCTGCGGCGGAGCAACGCGGCGCTGGTGGCGGAGCTGGCCCACATGCGGAAGCTCTACAACGACATCATCTACTTCGTGCAGAACCACGTGCAGCCCGTGGCCCCGAGCTCCGCGGCGTCTCCGCTCGTCGCCGCCCGCGGCCTGCGCGGCCTCGTCGACCAGCGCAGGTCGGCGGCCACGAAGCCCGAGCTCAACAGCGCGAGCACCACCTCGAGCAGCTCCCTCACCATCGCCGACGAGCCTTCGCCCCCGccggcgccaccgccgccgccgccgcagaaCCAAAACGACAATGGAGAGAGCAGCAGCGCGAGGCCGAAGCTCTTCGGAGTTCCCCTCAATGGTTGCTCTCCTAAGAGACCTTTGAACCGGGACGAGCCCACGTCGCCCTCCACGAAGCCGCGCTTGGTTTTGGAGAACGAGGACTTGGGCTTCAACTTAATGCCACGTTCTCCGCTCTCCGCTTAA